The Portunus trituberculatus isolate SZX2019 chromosome 49, ASM1759143v1, whole genome shotgun sequence genome contains a region encoding:
- the LOC123499158 gene encoding solute carrier family 46 member 3-like, giving the protein MEEALKEYTLLKKDKKEERVGERAEGGGEGGKGKSTKVAQVAVVVGESRGARPEEGSTAPLHIPSPTQDTNDTTPGPSCCSAPARMHATLLKVLRGVSLEPMLFLKMMAEGNFGVVADTLEQERVCRINLNFSQEECAGWIHDANLSYVKEAVQHRQNLFNYNQSIMDSVLPLAVVLFAGSLSDRHGRKPPMLAVLAGFVALAAAYLAEALNPEWPVQVLYAGTLAVDLMGSWVVFNMAVYSYVADISTPETRTRRLAILDAVWYLGGPLGRLLGGWLYHLAGYAVVFAVSGALWLVCFLYTLLLVRETVDRATHKPEMELDLGDARWGPLRHVVALCRTTFKARPRHGRLYLLVIVALKMAVFLVQGHLMYQWAQNVLRWGAAEYSTWSSVDSVVHQVGMVAWTWVAARLALHDTLVAAGGVVSIALWSAILASITQPQLWWIAVVATVAGMLEPCMEPALRTLLTTEVGEGEAGRVLALMGLVEAAWFLADRSIYTFLYNAFFTVFPQINLVVQAGLCVPLLLALLLLWRALRNRTASSYDLPHQE; this is encoded by the exons ATGGAGGAGGCACTGAaagag TACACATTactaaagaaagacaaaaaggaggagagagtaggagaaagagctgaaggaggcggtgaaggagggaaggggaagtcaACGAAGGTGGcgcaggtggcggtggtggtgggggagtcGAGGGGCGCGAGGCCTGAGGAAGGTAGCACTGCGCCCCTCCACATCCCGTCACCCACTCAAGATACAAATGACACGACTCCTGGCCCGTCCTGCTGCAGCGCCCCCGCCAGGATGCATGCTACCCTCCTGAAG gtATTGAGAGGCGTGTCGCTGGAGCCCATGCTGTTCCTCAAGATGATGGCGGAAGGTAACTTCGGCGTGGTGGCGGACACGCTGGAGCAGGAGAGAGTGTGCCGCATCAACCTCAACTTCTCCCAGGAGGAGTGTGCCGGCTGGATCCACGACGCCAACCTCAGCTACGTCAAG GAGGCGGTGCAGCACAGACAGAACCTGTTCAACTACAACCAGAGCATCATGGACAGCGTGCTGCCCCTCGCCGTGGTGCTGTTCGCAGGCTCGCTCAGTGACCGACACGGCCGCAAGCCGCCCATGCTGGCCGTGCTGGCGGGCTTCGTGGCGCTGGCGGCGGCCTACCTGGCTGAGGCACTCAATCCTGAGTGGCCCGTGCAGGTGCTGTACGCCGGCACGCTGGCCGTGGACTTGATGGGCTCCTGGGTGGTGTTCAACATGGCCGTGTACAGCTACGTGGCGGACATCTCCACACCGGAGACACGCACGCGGCGCCTGGCCATCCTGGACGCCGTATGGTACCTGGGGGGCCCGCTGGGCAGGCTGCTGGGCGGCTGGCTGTACCACCTGGCGGGCTACGCCGTGGTGTTTGCGGTGTCCGGTGCCCTGTGGCTGGTGTGCTTCCTGTACACCTTGCTGCTGGTGCGGGAGACCGTGGACAGGGCGACGCACAAACCAGAGATGGAGCTGGACCTCGGTGACGCGCGGTGGGGACCGCTGCGGCACGTGGTAGCGCTGTGCCGCACCACGTTCAAGGCGCGACCCCGCCACGGCCGCCTGTACCTGCTGGTGATCGTGGCGCTCAAGATGGCGGTGTTCCTGGTACAGGGCCATCTCATGTACCAGTGGGCGCAGAATGTGCTGCGGTGGGGCGCGGCGGAGTACTCCACGTGGAGCAGCGTGGACTCCGTGGTGCACCAG GTGGGCATGGTGGCCTGGACGTGGGTGGCAGCGCGCTTGGCCCTGCACGACACCCTGGTGGCGGCTGGTGGCGTGGTGTCCATCGCGCTGTGGTCCGCCATCCTGGCCAGCATCACACAGCCGCAGCTGTGGTGGATAGCGGTGGTGGCTACGGTGGCGGGAATGCTGGAGCCCTGCATGGAGCCCGCGCTGCGCACGCTGCTCACCACCGAGGTTGGCGAGGGCGAGGCGGGCCGCGTGCTGGCACTAATGGGCCTGGTGGAGGCAGCCTGGTTCCTCGCTGACCGCTCCATCTACACTTTCCTCTACAACGCCTTCTTCACCGTGTTCCCGCAG ATCAACCTAGTGGTGCAGGCTGGCCTCTGTGTGCCCCTCCTGCTGGCGCTCCTCCTGCTGTGGCGCGCCCTCAGGAACAGAACAGCCAGTAGCTACGACCTCCCCCACCAGGAGTAA